One Odocoileus virginianus isolate 20LAN1187 ecotype Illinois chromosome 6, Ovbor_1.2, whole genome shotgun sequence DNA segment encodes these proteins:
- the CRHBP gene encoding corticotropin-releasing factor-binding protein — MAPTFKLQGHFVLICLLALRGESRYLELREAVDHDPSAHLGGGASPKRELEGEPLYRRALRCVDMLSLQGQFTFTADRPQLHCATFFIAEPEEFITIHYDLVSIDCQRGDILQVFDGWILKGEKFPSSQDHPLPTTERYIDFCESGLSRRSIRSSQNVAMIFFRIHEPGNGFTITMKTDPNLFPCNIISQTPNGKFTLVVPHLHRNCSFSIIYPVAIKISDLTLGHLNGLQLKKSSAGCGGIGDFVELLGGTGLDPSKMLLLADLCYPLHGPAQMKVGCDHTVVRMVSSGKHINRVTFEYRQLEPYELENPNGNSIQEFCLSTL; from the exons ATGGCCCCCACTTTCAAACTTCAGGGTCACTTCGTTCTGATCTGCCTGCTGGCTCTACGAGGAGAGAGCCGGTACCTGGAG CTGCGGGAAGCAGTGGACCACGACCCTTCTGCACACCTTGGCGGCGGCGCCAGCCCGAAGCGGGAGCTGGAGGGGGAGCCACTGTACCGCCGCGCTCTGC GGTGCGTGGACAtgctgagcctccagggccaGTTCACCTTCACCGCCGATCGGCCGCAGCTACACTGCGCCACATTCTTCATCGCAGAGCCCGAAGAGTTCATCACCATCCACTACGATCTGGTCTCCATCGACTGTCAGAGGGGGGACATCTTGCAG GTATTTGATGGTTGGATTCTCAAGGGGGAGAAATTCCCCAGTTCCCAGGATCACCCTCTCCCCACGACTGAGAGGTACATAGATTTCTGTGAGAGTGGTCTGAGCAGAAGGAGCATCAGGTCCTCCCAGAACGTGGCCATGATCTTCTTCCGGATCCATGAGCCAGGAAATGGATTCACAATAACCATGAAGACAGATCCTAACCTCTTCC CCTGCAATATCATCTCCCAGACCCCAAATGGCAAGTTTACACTGGTCGTGCCACACCTGCATCGCAACTGCAGCTTCTCCATCATTTATCCTGTGGCGATCAAAATATCTGATCTCACCCTGGGACACTTAAATGGTTTGCAGTTAAAG AAGTCCTCCGCGGGCTGTGGGGGAATAGGAGACTTTGTGGAGCTGCTGGGAGGAACTGGTTTGGACCCTTCCAAGATGCTGCTTTTAGCTGATCTCTGCTACCCTTTACATGGCCCAG CCCAGATGAAAGTTGGCTGTGACCACACGGTGGTGCGCATGGTCTCCAGTGGAAAGCATATAAATCGTGTGACTTTTGAGTATCGTCAGCTGGAACCATACGAGCTGGAAAACCCGAATGGAAACAGTATCCAGGAATTCTGTCTGTCTACTCTTTGA